One genomic region from Nocardia vinacea encodes:
- a CDS encoding MarR family transcriptional regulator — MDAIVEQWRRERPDLELEAMGVIGRLGRLLVVAQRDIEAVFISHGLQRGEFDVLAALRRSGEPFELNPSVLADTLMLSRAGMTGRLDRLESAGLVRRSADAEDRRAIRVVLTEAGRALIDKVVTAHTENETRMLSVLSAKDRRDLDRIARVLLGSLEGGAK, encoded by the coding sequence GTGGATGCGATCGTCGAGCAGTGGCGGCGGGAGCGGCCGGACCTCGAGCTGGAGGCGATGGGCGTGATCGGGCGGCTGGGTCGGCTGCTCGTGGTCGCGCAGCGGGATATCGAGGCGGTCTTCATCTCGCATGGGCTGCAGCGCGGCGAGTTCGATGTGCTTGCCGCACTGCGTCGTTCGGGCGAGCCGTTCGAATTGAACCCGTCGGTGCTCGCCGACACGCTGATGCTGTCGCGCGCCGGAATGACCGGGCGGCTCGACCGTCTGGAGTCGGCGGGGTTGGTCCGGCGCAGCGCGGATGCGGAGGATCGCCGCGCCATCAGAGTGGTGCTCACCGAGGCGGGCCGCGCACTGATCGACAAAGTCGTCACCGCGCATACCGAGAACGAAACCAGGATGTTGTCGGTGCTTTCGGCGAAGGATCGCCGCGACCTGGATCGGATCGCCCGGGTACTGCTCGGCAGCCTCGAGGGCGGCGCGAAATAG
- a CDS encoding transglycosylase SLT domain-containing protein, with product MAAVDTSLPSRPDAPILNAFISHFEVVLTKLVKGVGDGSAKSITVEGLDGLGESQLKSGDLVTKYDAQQSDATKYRDDLNSLDTKIVGIAGMAQKSADLANTIYTEVESLVGTVKGIIASVPQNPNIGLQLSAIGSIDKAVTTTAEHVSEAHAEMDELRGGVDDPAAPAGNNYSPTSAGGGGGGGNYSGSKSPYTEPVTATTGGGGENKLSEDQVRYYIGKALDALGITDPAARARWTEGYMTLIERESGFRAGAINNWDSNAAAGHASQGLTQTIPGTFSSYHVAGTSSNITDPTANIAASMNYVMHRYDVSADGSNLAANVDQANPRAAAKGY from the coding sequence ATGGCTGCTGTCGACACATCGCTGCCGTCGCGCCCGGATGCACCTATCCTCAACGCCTTCATCAGCCATTTCGAGGTGGTGCTGACGAAGTTGGTGAAGGGGGTGGGCGATGGCTCGGCGAAGTCGATTACGGTCGAGGGGCTGGATGGCCTTGGGGAGTCGCAGCTGAAGTCTGGCGATCTCGTCACGAAGTACGACGCCCAGCAAAGTGACGCTACGAAATACCGGGACGATTTGAACTCGTTGGATACGAAGATCGTCGGTATCGCGGGTATGGCGCAGAAATCGGCCGATCTGGCGAATACGATCTACACCGAAGTCGAGAGTCTGGTGGGCACGGTCAAGGGGATCATCGCCAGTGTGCCGCAGAACCCCAACATCGGGTTGCAGTTGAGTGCAATAGGCAGCATCGACAAGGCTGTCACCACAACGGCGGAGCACGTGTCGGAAGCGCACGCCGAGATGGATGAACTTCGCGGTGGTGTGGACGACCCGGCGGCCCCCGCGGGGAACAACTACAGCCCGACGTCAGCGGGCGGCGGGGGCGGCGGCGGCAACTACTCCGGCTCCAAGAGCCCGTACACCGAGCCGGTCACCGCTACGACGGGTGGTGGCGGGGAGAACAAGCTCAGTGAGGACCAGGTCAGATACTACATCGGGAAGGCGCTGGACGCTCTGGGCATCACCGACCCCGCCGCCCGCGCGAGGTGGACCGAGGGGTACATGACCCTTATCGAGCGAGAATCGGGATTCAGGGCAGGTGCCATCAACAACTGGGACTCCAATGCCGCCGCCGGACACGCTTCGCAAGGCCTGACCCAGACGATTCCCGGCACGTTTTCGTCCTATCACGTGGCCGGAACGTCGTCGAATATCACCGATCCGACAGCCAATATCGCAGCCAGCATGAACTATGTGATGCACCGCTACGACGTAAGTGCGGATGGCTCCAATCTGGCGGCGAACGTCGATCAGGCCAATCCTCGCGCGGCTGCGAAGGGCTACTGA
- a CDS encoding SDR family oxidoreductase — protein MSKVWFITGVSRGFGREWALAALERGDQVAGTARDTSTLDDLVAKYPDTFLPLRLDVTDRDGDFAAVQQAAERFGRLDIVINNAGYGQFGMIEELSEDEFRAQLETNVFGALWVTQAALPILRGQGSGHIIQVSSIGGIAAFQNLGAYHASKWALEGFSQALAQEVAPFGIHVTLIEPGGFGTDWGGPSAQHATPLPAYDSARAARAAQRSAVRQGDPAATRTAILAVVDAPEPPLRIFLGEVPLTVATAEYESRLALWREWQPISAAAQGD, from the coding sequence ATGAGCAAAGTTTGGTTCATCACCGGAGTCTCACGAGGATTCGGCCGTGAATGGGCACTCGCCGCATTGGAACGCGGCGATCAAGTGGCCGGCACGGCGCGCGATACCAGCACACTCGACGATCTCGTCGCGAAGTATCCGGATACCTTCCTGCCGCTGCGCCTGGACGTCACCGATCGGGACGGCGATTTCGCCGCGGTACAGCAGGCCGCCGAGCGATTCGGGCGGCTCGATATCGTGATCAACAATGCCGGCTACGGCCAGTTCGGCATGATCGAGGAACTCAGCGAGGACGAGTTCCGCGCACAATTGGAAACCAACGTCTTCGGCGCACTGTGGGTCACCCAGGCGGCGCTGCCGATCCTGCGGGGCCAGGGCAGCGGCCACATCATCCAGGTGTCGAGCATCGGCGGCATCGCCGCGTTCCAGAACCTGGGCGCATATCACGCGTCGAAGTGGGCGCTCGAAGGTTTCTCCCAGGCGCTCGCCCAGGAGGTAGCACCCTTCGGCATCCACGTCACCCTGATCGAACCGGGCGGATTCGGCACCGACTGGGGCGGCCCCTCGGCGCAGCATGCCACCCCGCTCCCGGCCTACGATTCGGCCAGGGCCGCCCGAGCCGCCCAGCGTTCGGCGGTGCGCCAGGGCGATCCCGCCGCCACTCGCACCGCCATCCTCGCGGTCGTCGACGCGCCCGAACCGCCGCTGCGCATTTTCCTCGGCGAGGTCCCGCTGACCGTCGCCACCGCAGAATACGAATCCCGCCTCGCGCTCTGGCGCGAGTGGCAGCCCATCTCCGCTGCCGCACAGGGGGATTGA
- a CDS encoding glycosyltransferase, whose product MKIAIPLTGTRGDVQPVVALGLELRRRGHDVLLGAPPNLVEFATATGLAAVTCGPDVQQLYSSDAGQRALAAGNTLRLMQLVARQMADYAQQMNREVIDVCTGADLIVASTVTEDRAGSVAEAMGVPLVSLHYFPCRSNGAYPFPGALPPRWNPPAAVNRATWAVAENLRRVVFMRYLNDLRATLGLPKSRASTAAVLARAHVPEVQIYDPALVPGLPEQWDERRPFTGFLTLDPAAREAVGDLAGDHAGILSWIEAGAPPVFFGFGSMPIRDTASVLAMVTEVSARLGVRALVSAGWSDLDIADAQAGPNVKVVGPFAHDLVFPHCAAAVHHGGIGTLFESLRAGLPTLVCSVSFEQPMWGGQVERLGVGAHLPFTRLTEARLEQGVASLLTPERRSRAAEFAKTLSTEDAAARTADIVEAAAR is encoded by the coding sequence GTGAAAATAGCGATTCCGCTCACCGGAACCCGCGGTGATGTCCAGCCCGTCGTGGCGCTGGGACTCGAGCTGCGCCGTCGCGGCCACGATGTGCTGCTCGGGGCGCCGCCGAATCTGGTCGAATTCGCCACGGCCACTGGGCTTGCCGCGGTCACCTGCGGACCGGATGTGCAGCAGCTTTACAGTTCGGATGCCGGACAGCGGGCGCTGGCGGCGGGCAACACCCTGCGGCTCATGCAATTGGTAGCCCGGCAGATGGCCGACTATGCCCAGCAGATGAATCGAGAAGTCATCGACGTTTGCACGGGTGCGGATCTGATCGTGGCGAGCACCGTCACCGAGGATCGGGCCGGTTCGGTTGCGGAGGCAATGGGGGTTCCGCTGGTCAGCCTGCATTATTTTCCCTGCCGCAGTAATGGCGCATATCCGTTTCCGGGTGCGCTGCCGCCGCGGTGGAATCCGCCTGCGGCTGTTAATCGTGCGACGTGGGCGGTCGCGGAGAATCTGCGCCGGGTGGTGTTCATGCGTTATCTCAACGATCTACGCGCGACTCTCGGGCTGCCGAAATCGCGAGCGAGTACCGCAGCGGTATTGGCGCGTGCGCATGTTCCCGAGGTGCAGATCTACGATCCGGCATTGGTTCCAGGACTGCCCGAACAATGGGATGAACGCAGGCCTTTCACCGGATTTCTGACGCTCGATCCCGCCGCCCGCGAGGCCGTCGGTGATCTGGCCGGCGACCACGCGGGCATTCTGTCGTGGATCGAGGCGGGGGCGCCGCCGGTTTTCTTCGGATTCGGCAGTATGCCCATTCGGGACACGGCCTCAGTGCTGGCGATGGTTACCGAAGTGTCTGCTCGTTTGGGTGTGCGTGCATTGGTCAGCGCGGGGTGGAGTGATCTGGATATTGCCGATGCGCAGGCGGGGCCGAATGTAAAGGTTGTCGGTCCGTTCGCGCACGATCTGGTTTTTCCGCATTGCGCCGCGGCGGTGCATCACGGCGGTATCGGAACGCTGTTCGAGAGTCTGCGCGCCGGATTGCCGACGCTGGTGTGCTCGGTGTCGTTCGAACAACCAATGTGGGGCGGGCAGGTCGAGCGCCTCGGGGTGGGGGCGCATCTGCCGTTCACGCGACTGACCGAGGCTCGGCTGGAACAAGGCGTCGCGTCGCTGCTGACGCCCGAACGCCGCTCCCGCGCAGCGGAATTCGCGAAGACGCTGAGCACCGAGGACGCCGCCGCCCGCACCGCCGATATCGTCGAAGCCGCCGCCCGGTGA
- a CDS encoding SDR family oxidoreductase, which yields MTTDLLGKSALVSGASRGIGKAVAAELLRRGANVLITARKPEPLEEAATELRALGYRGEVSALAGNSGDPDSRAAAVGRVVSEFGSLDILINNTGINPVYGSLMDADLEAVRKIFDVNVVAALGYVQEAYKAWMRDHGGAVVNVASVAGLRSTGVIAAYGASKAALIRLTDELAWQLGPNIRVNAVAPGVIKTKFADALYSADEERAASVYPMKRLGAPEDVAQLIRFLVSDEAKWITGETIRVDGGLLSTGGI from the coding sequence ATGACGACCGATCTGTTGGGCAAGAGCGCACTCGTTTCCGGAGCCAGCCGGGGCATCGGGAAGGCGGTTGCGGCGGAGTTGCTGCGTCGCGGTGCCAATGTGCTGATCACCGCCCGCAAGCCGGAACCGCTCGAGGAGGCGGCCACCGAGCTGCGGGCGCTCGGTTATCGAGGCGAGGTCAGCGCGCTGGCGGGCAATTCGGGTGATCCGGACAGCCGGGCCGCCGCGGTGGGGCGCGTGGTCTCGGAATTCGGCTCATTGGACATCCTGATCAACAACACCGGTATCAATCCGGTCTACGGCTCGCTCATGGATGCCGATCTGGAGGCGGTGCGCAAGATCTTCGACGTCAATGTCGTCGCCGCACTCGGCTACGTGCAGGAGGCATACAAGGCGTGGATGCGCGATCACGGCGGTGCGGTGGTGAATGTGGCCAGTGTCGCCGGCCTGCGTTCGACGGGCGTGATCGCGGCGTACGGCGCGTCCAAGGCCGCGCTGATCCGGCTCACCGACGAACTGGCCTGGCAGCTGGGCCCGAATATCCGGGTGAACGCGGTGGCGCCGGGCGTGATCAAGACGAAGTTCGCCGATGCGCTGTACTCGGCGGATGAGGAGCGGGCCGCGAGCGTGTACCCGATGAAGCGGCTCGGCGCGCCGGAGGATGTCGCGCAGCTGATCAGATTCCTGGTGTCGGACGAAGCCAAGTGGATCACCGGTGAGACTATCCGCGTCGATGGTGGATTGCTGTCGACCGGCGGAATCTGA
- a CDS encoding ABC-F family ATP-binding cassette domain-containing protein, translated as MITATDLEVRAGVRTLLSAPGPALRVQAGDRIGLVGRNGAGKTTTLRILAGEGEPYAGKILRSSDIGYLPQDPREGNLDVLARDRVLSARGLDTLLRDMEKQQALMAEVVDDAEREKAVRKYGRLEERFSALGGYVAESEAARICNSLGLPDRVLGQALRTLSGGQRRRIELARILFAASDGSGGRSDTILLLDEPTNHLDADSITWLRGFLQNHDGGLIVISHDVELLGDVVNKVWFLDAVRGEADVYNMGWQKYLDARATDEQRRRRERANAEKKASALRAQAAKLGAKATKATAAQNMAKRADRLMAELDEVRVADKVARIKFPEPATCGKTPLMAENLTKVYGSLEIFTGVDLAIDRGSRVVVLGLNGAGKTTLLRLLAGVETPTAGGLVPGHGLKVGYFAQEHDTLDDQATVWENIRHAAPDAGEQELRGLLGAFMFSGPQLEQPAGTLSGGEKTRLALAGLVSSAANVLLLDEPTNNLDPISREQVLDALRTYAGAVVLVTHDPGAAEALSPERVILLPDGQEDHWSAEYLELIQLA; from the coding sequence GTGATCACCGCGACGGACCTGGAGGTCCGGGCCGGAGTCCGCACCCTGCTGTCGGCCCCCGGACCTGCGCTGCGGGTGCAGGCCGGCGACCGGATCGGACTGGTCGGACGCAATGGCGCGGGCAAGACGACCACGCTGCGCATTCTGGCGGGCGAAGGTGAGCCCTACGCCGGAAAGATTTTGCGCTCCAGCGATATCGGGTATCTCCCGCAGGATCCGCGCGAGGGCAATCTGGACGTGCTCGCCCGCGATCGCGTGCTCTCCGCCCGCGGCCTGGACACCCTGCTGCGCGATATGGAGAAGCAGCAGGCGCTGATGGCCGAGGTGGTCGATGACGCCGAACGCGAGAAGGCGGTGCGCAAATACGGTCGGTTGGAGGAACGCTTCTCGGCGCTCGGCGGCTATGTGGCCGAGAGCGAAGCGGCGCGCATCTGCAATAGCCTCGGCCTGCCCGATCGGGTACTCGGCCAGGCGCTGCGCACGCTCTCCGGTGGTCAGCGACGCCGAATCGAGTTGGCGCGCATCCTGTTCGCCGCCTCCGACGGCAGCGGCGGGCGCTCGGACACCATCCTGCTGCTCGACGAGCCGACCAACCACCTCGACGCCGACTCCATCACCTGGCTGCGCGGCTTCCTGCAGAACCACGACGGCGGCCTGATCGTGATCAGCCACGATGTCGAACTGCTCGGCGATGTGGTGAACAAGGTCTGGTTCCTGGACGCGGTGCGCGGTGAGGCCGACGTCTACAACATGGGCTGGCAGAAATATTTGGACGCGCGTGCCACCGATGAACAGCGCCGCCGCCGCGAACGTGCCAATGCCGAGAAGAAGGCCAGCGCCCTGCGCGCCCAAGCCGCCAAACTCGGCGCCAAGGCCACGAAAGCCACTGCGGCACAGAATATGGCCAAGCGAGCGGACCGCTTGATGGCTGAACTCGACGAGGTGCGGGTGGCCGACAAGGTCGCGCGGATCAAATTCCCCGAACCCGCCACCTGCGGCAAGACCCCGCTGATGGCCGAGAACCTGACCAAGGTCTACGGCTCGCTGGAAATCTTTACCGGCGTCGATCTGGCCATCGACCGCGGCAGCCGCGTCGTAGTGCTCGGTCTCAACGGCGCGGGCAAGACCACGCTGCTGCGCCTGCTCGCCGGGGTGGAGACGCCGACGGCGGGCGGTCTCGTGCCCGGTCACGGGCTCAAGGTCGGTTACTTCGCCCAGGAGCACGACACCCTCGACGATCAGGCCACAGTGTGGGAGAACATCCGCCATGCCGCGCCGGATGCGGGGGAGCAGGAGCTGCGCGGACTGCTCGGTGCGTTCATGTTCTCCGGACCGCAGCTGGAGCAGCCCGCAGGCACCCTCTCCGGCGGTGAGAAGACCCGTCTCGCGCTGGCAGGGCTGGTCTCCTCGGCGGCCAATGTGCTGCTGCTGGACGAGCCGACCAATAACCTCGACCCGATCTCGCGTGAGCAGGTCCTCGACGCGCTGCGCACCTACGCGGGCGCGGTCGTCCTGGTCACCCACGACCCGGGCGCTGCCGAGGCGCTGTCGCCGGAGCGGGTGATCTTGCTGCCGGACGGCCAGGAAGACCACTGGTCGGCAGAATATTTGGAGCTGATTCAGCTGGCCTGA
- a CDS encoding helix-turn-helix domain-containing protein, protein MSDRPTQVKATLGKGTRVTGKSRDRLQTQLKKQYEAGASIRSLARSTGRSYGFVHNVLVESHVQLRSRGGANRRKSQ, encoded by the coding sequence ATGAGCGACAGGCCCACACAAGTCAAGGCCACACTGGGTAAGGGCACACGCGTCACGGGGAAATCACGCGACCGTTTGCAAACCCAGCTGAAGAAGCAGTACGAGGCGGGAGCCAGCATCCGATCGCTGGCCCGGTCGACCGGCCGCTCCTACGGTTTCGTCCACAACGTGCTGGTGGAGTCGCACGTGCAACTCCGCAGTCGCGGCGGTGCGAACCGCCGCAAGAGCCAGTAG
- a CDS encoding cupin domain-containing protein, protein MRLLIDSNEAGGAVSHLEVNMDKGADGAAPHYHTKSDELFYVADGELQVLAGDKIVTVGAGGSIVVPKRMPHAFGAAPDSSARILIALMPAVERFGYFRLLDRLVKGEATFEELAASQEEYDNWFVESPEWWAERNANRNL, encoded by the coding sequence ATGCGCCTGCTCATCGACTCGAACGAAGCGGGCGGCGCGGTCAGCCACCTGGAGGTCAATATGGACAAGGGCGCAGACGGCGCGGCACCGCACTACCACACCAAGTCGGACGAGCTGTTCTACGTCGCCGACGGCGAACTGCAGGTACTGGCCGGGGACAAGATCGTCACCGTCGGAGCGGGCGGGTCGATCGTCGTCCCCAAGCGCATGCCGCACGCCTTCGGTGCCGCCCCGGACAGCTCCGCGCGGATCCTGATCGCCCTGATGCCCGCGGTGGAGCGCTTCGGCTACTTCCGCCTGCTCGACCGGCTGGTCAAGGGCGAGGCCACCTTCGAAGAACTGGCGGCATCGCAGGAGGAATACGACAACTGGTTCGTCGAGTCGCCCGAATGGTGGGCCGAGCGCAACGCGAACCGGAATTTGTGA
- a CDS encoding cytochrome P450, producing MHIAMFMDYHPATLGGVQTAVASLCRGLERAGHRVTMFVAPQPGAGELPNVVPLRAAGGLAVNGFPVVLPTKHNAELIDAAFAARGPIDLVHSHTTYGVAIAGMKAARRHRIPLIHTAQSRDDAFIENTSPAPYSAALALRALHGRFVPHDQHMPHRAESRAARHAWWTIVGQAQVADRVIAPTRHFADQLLAHGLTRPLRVVSNGVDDELIENTSGTQIFEHAIDAPLRLIWCGRLSAEKRLLAAIEAMRHLDDCTLDVYGDGDLQVQAAAAITEYRLTDRIRLHGRATQAECLAAMSEGDALLFPSNGFDTQGMVLLEAVAVGLPIIYCDPDLDESVPAGGGIRTADPSPVAIADTIAELDADRNALAEMRQILGKYSDSVLQSQHIGSVLEIYRQARAESARSPELVMPQSLSEVPTAPGQLPLVGHSLQALRDAPGFVTSLADLGPIVRLRFGQKTGYLLTTPDLVREVGLGDAELNRDDLREAIEDVAGGSVNVLRGAEHKLRRRMISPALRQSRLAEYTRSAADIAETWSAGLPSGGRVNLMDEAHGLILDTVSSTLFTAEFSDHARREIRDSVPWLLSQVILRTALPPQVRRLRLISNWRWRTKARHLRTAIGAVITEYRRRDEDFNDVVSALIRHTDSETGATLSDEHIIDEAILMLAGGVGSMASLTGWLWHEVMRRPHIGERLYAELDSVVGSGPVRADHLGALPYLKQVVAETLRFWGPWISAGTADGDVTIGGLTVPDGTAIMFSPYLVQHNKRYYADPESFDPDRWSPERAADIDKKANLSFGVGRRRCLGDHFAMIEIGLAAAALLARWRPTPDPNYTVRASNRDFVLSPSALPVTLQPR from the coding sequence GTGCACATAGCGATGTTCATGGACTACCACCCGGCCACCCTCGGTGGGGTCCAGACCGCGGTCGCTTCGCTGTGCCGTGGACTCGAACGCGCAGGTCACCGCGTCACCATGTTCGTCGCGCCGCAGCCGGGCGCCGGCGAGCTGCCGAATGTGGTGCCGCTGCGCGCCGCAGGTGGTCTCGCAGTGAACGGATTCCCCGTTGTGCTGCCGACAAAGCACAATGCCGAACTCATCGACGCCGCCTTCGCCGCACGCGGCCCGATCGACCTCGTGCACAGCCACACCACCTACGGTGTCGCCATCGCCGGCATGAAAGCCGCACGGCGACACCGGATTCCGCTGATCCATACGGCCCAGAGCCGCGACGACGCGTTCATCGAGAACACCTCGCCCGCACCGTATTCGGCGGCGCTGGCCCTGCGCGCCCTGCACGGCCGGTTCGTACCGCACGATCAGCACATGCCGCACCGCGCCGAAAGCCGTGCGGCACGCCATGCCTGGTGGACGATCGTCGGTCAGGCCCAGGTCGCGGATCGGGTCATCGCGCCGACCCGGCACTTCGCTGACCAACTGCTCGCCCACGGTCTGACCCGGCCGCTTCGGGTGGTATCCAACGGTGTCGATGACGAACTCATCGAAAACACCAGCGGCACACAGATCTTCGAGCACGCGATCGACGCGCCATTGCGGTTGATCTGGTGTGGGCGGCTGTCGGCCGAGAAGCGGCTCCTCGCTGCGATCGAGGCCATGCGGCATCTCGACGACTGCACACTCGACGTCTACGGTGACGGCGACCTGCAGGTCCAGGCGGCCGCCGCAATCACCGAATATCGACTCACGGACCGAATCCGTTTGCACGGCAGGGCCACTCAGGCCGAATGCCTCGCTGCCATGTCCGAAGGCGACGCACTGCTGTTCCCCTCCAACGGTTTCGATACACAGGGCATGGTCCTGCTGGAGGCGGTGGCGGTCGGCCTGCCGATCATCTACTGCGATCCCGATCTCGACGAATCGGTGCCTGCCGGTGGCGGCATTCGCACCGCCGATCCGTCGCCGGTCGCGATCGCCGACACCATCGCCGAGCTCGACGCCGATCGCAACGCGCTCGCGGAAATGCGCCAGATCCTCGGCAAATACAGCGACTCGGTGCTCCAGTCACAGCACATCGGGAGCGTGCTCGAAATCTATCGACAGGCTCGGGCCGAGTCCGCGCGCAGCCCGGAACTGGTCATGCCGCAATCGCTTTCGGAAGTACCTACCGCACCTGGTCAATTGCCACTGGTCGGCCACAGTCTGCAGGCCCTGCGCGACGCTCCGGGCTTCGTCACCTCACTGGCCGATCTCGGCCCGATCGTGCGCCTGCGATTCGGCCAGAAGACCGGATATCTGCTCACCACACCGGACCTCGTCCGCGAGGTCGGGCTCGGCGATGCCGAACTCAATCGGGATGATCTGCGTGAGGCCATCGAGGATGTCGCGGGCGGATCCGTCAATGTTCTGCGCGGTGCGGAACACAAGCTGCGGCGTCGCATGATCTCGCCCGCGCTGCGGCAGAGCCGGCTCGCCGAATACACGCGGTCGGCGGCCGATATCGCCGAAACCTGGTCGGCGGGACTGCCTTCGGGCGGACGCGTGAATCTCATGGACGAGGCGCACGGCCTGATCCTCGACACGGTCTCCTCGACACTGTTCACCGCCGAGTTCAGCGATCACGCACGCCGCGAGATCCGGGACAGCGTCCCATGGCTGCTCAGTCAGGTCATTCTGCGCACCGCGCTCCCCCCGCAGGTGCGCCGACTTCGGCTCATTTCGAACTGGCGCTGGCGCACCAAGGCTCGCCACCTGCGCACCGCTATCGGGGCTGTCATCACCGAATACCGCCGCCGCGACGAGGATTTCAACGATGTGGTTTCGGCGCTCATCCGACACACCGACAGCGAGACCGGCGCGACGCTGTCCGATGAGCACATCATCGACGAAGCGATCCTCATGCTGGCCGGTGGCGTCGGCTCGATGGCATCGCTTACCGGCTGGCTCTGGCACGAGGTCATGCGCCGCCCGCACATCGGCGAGCGGTTATATGCCGAACTCGATTCCGTCGTCGGATCGGGCCCGGTCCGCGCCGATCATCTCGGAGCGCTTCCCTACCTGAAACAGGTTGTGGCAGAGACACTTCGGTTCTGGGGGCCATGGATCAGCGCGGGCACCGCCGACGGCGACGTCACCATCGGCGGACTCACCGTTCCGGACGGCACGGCAATCATGTTCTCCCCCTACCTGGTTCAGCACAACAAGCGCTACTACGCCGACCCGGAGTCCTTCGACCCGGATCGCTGGTCGCCCGAACGCGCCGCCGATATCGACAAGAAGGCCAACCTCTCGTTCGGCGTCGGCCGTCGCCGCTGCCTCGGCGACCATTTCGCCATGATCGAGATCGGCCTCGCCGCCGCCGCGCTGTTGGCCCGCTGGCGCCCGACACCCGACCCGAACTACACGGTGCGCGCCTCCAATCGAGACTTCGTCCTTTCTCCCTCAGCGCTGCCGGTTACGCTGCAACCGCGTTGA
- a CDS encoding acyl-CoA thioesterase → MNQAVYLQYAEHARWELLQAAGIGGEKLISGGIGPVVLETNIKYRRELRGGDEVAVTCEFQWDGGKIFRIHQEMRKLDGTVAAEVEVVLGIMDLTARKLVADPGERLRALAEQPDLLGL, encoded by the coding sequence CTGAATCAGGCTGTGTATCTGCAGTACGCCGAGCACGCCCGCTGGGAACTGCTGCAGGCGGCCGGAATCGGCGGCGAGAAGCTGATCTCCGGCGGCATCGGCCCGGTCGTGCTGGAAACCAACATCAAGTATCGGCGCGAACTGCGCGGCGGCGACGAGGTCGCGGTCACCTGCGAATTCCAGTGGGACGGCGGGAAGATCTTCCGAATCCACCAGGAGATGCGCAAGCTCGACGGTACTGTCGCAGCAGAGGTCGAGGTGGTACTCGGCATCATGGATCTCACCGCACGCAAACTGGTCGCCGATCCCGGCGAACGCTTGCGCGCCCTCGCCGAACAACCGGATCTGCTCGGACTCTGA